A single window of Salvia splendens isolate huo1 chromosome 6, SspV2, whole genome shotgun sequence DNA harbors:
- the LOC121808379 gene encoding WEB family protein At1g12150-like → MFGFSVKTLQNGFGSPRSPSTVGRGESPKASSSPKTDIGEIDTRAPFESVKAAVSLFGEAISPRARPVTKKTRAEEQKLLEKETQHHMVSKELEYYKEQLKSVENAKAQAQQDLRRANEALQDLTGKLENLSESKQAAIKATEAMKRRAAELEVQQTEAQMGSDTWKIDLDLERERYKAVSGELIVSKQELANLRQDFDGALEAKLAAFQKIEDARQATKASGERQSMLSKEVSMLRRALDQVKFDSLQAQEEHLKLIAEKEVHLLVHKSAKEVAEMEIKALREVYGHEENLPRKLEEATGAIKVLQEQLNDVRASDLNSLQTAVTELDCARKELQQLVAEEVSMHTSVESLEHELEHVKRERTECEKKVSEAEVEIEQMRVEIAERTAEFEIALSRNVHDEIYSALDNLLAEAERGRAEAEKTQKDVELHRLKAEAATIAAKEIDEKLQLALQEAEEAKAAQKLADKQIRDSPKADGADNLKDPGPGSARKIRLSVEEFKTMNHKIEESRTNADSKVQSLTADLQKIKASQNETSQKTEEILKKREDLQLEIEDALKRAEVAEAERKAVEGELQKCRIVVGEPSGIL, encoded by the exons ATGTTCGGATTCAGCGTAAAAACATTGCAAAATGGGTTTGGATCACCGAGGTCTCCGAGCACAGTTGGACGAGGGGAATCTCCTAAGGCTTCGTCGTCTCCGAAAACCGACATCGGAGAAATCGACACGCGCGCACCTTTCGAATCGGTCAAGGCCGCCGTTAGTTTATTCGGCGAAGCTATCTCACCCAGAGCAAGGCCCGTCACCAAGAAGACTAGGGCTGAAGAG CAAAAACTGCTTGAGAAAGAGACCCAACATCACATGGTGAGCAAGGAGCTGGAATACTACAAAGAGCAACTGAAAAGTGTAGAAAATGCCAAGGCACAAGCTCAACAAGATCTTCGAAGGGCCAACGAAGCTTTACAGGACCTAACGGGAAAGCTTGAAAATCTCAGCGAATCGAAGCAAGCAGCTATCAAAGCCACGGAGGCTATGAAACGGAGAGCCGCGGAGCTGGAGGTGCAGCAGACCGAAGCTCAAATGGGCAGCGACACCTGGAAGATCGACCTCGACCTTGAGAGGGAACGCTACAAGGCTGTGTCGGGAGAGCTCATCGTTTCCAAGCAAGAGCTCGCCAACTTGAGACAAGACTTCGATGGAGCCCTCGAGGCCAAACTGGCCGCGTTTCAGAAGATTGAGGATGCGCGGCAAGCCACCAAAGCCAGCGGGGAGAGGCAGAGCATGCTCTCTAAAGAAGTGTCTATGCTCCGACGTGCTCTCGATCAAGTCAAGTTCGACTCCCTCCAAGCGCAGGAGGAGCACCTCAAGCTCATCGCGGAGAAGGAGGTGCACTTGCTGGTGCATAAGTCGGCCAAGGAAGTGGCCGAGATGGAAATCAAGGCCCTCAGAGAGGTGTACGGCCATGAGGAGAATCTTCCGCGTAAGCTCGAGGAAGCCACCGGTGCGATCAAGGTTCTGCAGGAGCAGCTTAATGATGTGCGTGCTTCCGACCTCAACTCGTTGCAGACTGCAGTCACAGAGCTTGACTGCGCTAGAAAGGAACTCCAGCAGCTCGTTGCTGAGGAAGTTTCGATGCACACTTCTGTGGAGTCGCTCGAGCATGAGTTGGAGCATGTGAAGAGGGAGCGCACAGAGTGTGAGAAGAAGGTGTCGGAAGCTGAGGTGGAAATCGAGCAGATGAGGGTCGAGATAGCAGAGAGGACGGCCGAGTTTGAGATTGCCCTGTCTAGGAATGTTCACGACGAAATTTATTCGGCTCTGGACAATTTGCTTGCAGAAGCTGAAAGGGGTCGGGCGGAAGCAGAGAAGACGCAGAAGGACGTTGAACTACATAGGCTAAAAGCCGAAGCAGCAACCATTGCAGCTAAAGAAATTGACGAGAAACTGCAGCTCGCGTTGCAGGAGGCTGAAGAGGCTAAAGCTGCACAAAAGCTTGCAGACAAACAGATACGAGATTCTCCCAAAGCAGATGGGGCAGACAACTTGAAGGACCCGGGACCTGGATCTGCAAGGAAGATCAGACTGTCAGTTGAGGAGTTTAAGACGATGAACCACAAGATCGAGGAAAGCAGAACCAATGCCGATTCCAAAGTGCAGTCTCTCACGGCTGACTTGCAAAAGATAAAGGCGAGCCAGAATGAAACGTCGCAGAAGACAGAGGAGATCTTGAAAAAGAGGGAGGACTTACAGTTGGAGATTGAGGACGCGCTGAAGAGGGCAGAGGTGGCGGAGGCCGAGAGGAAGGCAGTTGAAGGCGAACTCCAGAAATGTCGTATAGTAGTCGGAGAGCCATCTGGAATATTGTAA